A genomic region of Manihot esculenta cultivar AM560-2 chromosome 15, M.esculenta_v8, whole genome shotgun sequence contains the following coding sequences:
- the LOC110602427 gene encoding protein RGF1 INDUCIBLE TRANSCRIPTION FACTOR 1, translated as MGAGGPEEDDDDNRWPKWLRPLLKESFFVQCKLHADSHKSECNMYCMDCMNGALCSLCLAYHKDHHAIQIRRSSYHDVIRVSEIQKVLDISGVQTYVINSARVVFLNERPQPRPGKGVTNTCDVCERSLLDSFRFCSLGCKLAGTSKNFQKKKKQQAVMKSDSEDSYSSSRHGRYKNNDKERSFSPSTPPPTLVRYQTAKRRKGIPHRAPFGGLTIEY; from the exons ATG GGTGCCGGAGGACCTGAAGAAGACGACGACGACAACAGGTGGCCGAAGTGGCTAAGGCCTCTGCTAAAGGAGAGCTTCTTTGTTCAATGCAAATTGCACGCTGATTCCCATAAAAGTGAATGTAATATGTATTGTATGGATTGCATGAATGGGGCTCTCTGCTCCCTCTGCCTAGCCTACCACAAGGACCATCACGCTATTCAG ATAAGGAGGTCCTCATACCATGATGTGATAAGGGTATCAGAGATACAGAAGGTGCTGGACATATCTGGTGTCCAGACTTATGTGATCAACAGTGCGAGAGTTGTTTTCTTGAATGAAAGGCCTCAGCCTAGGCCTGGCAAAGGTGTCACCAACACCTGCGATGTCTGCGAGCGAAGCCTTCTTGATTCCTTCCGTTTCTGCTCCCTTGGCTGCAAG CTTGCTGGCACATCAAAGAATtttcagaagaagaagaaacaacAAGCAGTAATGAAGTCGGATTCTGAGGATTCTTACAGCAGCAGCCGCCATGGTAGATACAAGAACAACGACAAAGAGCGAAGCTTCTCTCCCTCAACGCCGCCTCCGACTTTGGTTAGATACCAAACTGCCAAAAGAAGAAAGGGAATCCCCCACCGCGCCCCGTTCGGAGGGCTGACCATAGAATACTAG